A DNA window from Paenibacillus sp. HWE-109 contains the following coding sequences:
- a CDS encoding aldo/keto reductase: MDTANVYVAGRSEEIVGKAIKDIRSEVVLATKVRMQTADHPNGSGISRKHILQSVEESLQRLQTDYIDLYQVHVWDHLTPIEETLRALDDLVTSGKVRYIGCSNFFAWHLMKSLACSDANRYVRFISIQPQYSLVSREMDREMMSLCLEENVGVIPWAPLGGGFLTGRYTREEPTSGRLSAKVGESAWALRGTERNFTILDAVYSAARELDKTPAQIALAWLLQRKGITSPIFGATTLEQFADNMGAVGWRMPQDIWDRLDEASALPSEYPNRFIAKFARPYASN; this comes from the coding sequence TTGGATACGGCTAATGTGTATGTCGCTGGCCGTTCGGAAGAGATTGTAGGCAAAGCGATCAAGGATATTCGCTCAGAGGTTGTTTTAGCCACCAAGGTACGTATGCAAACGGCTGACCATCCGAACGGATCGGGTATTTCGCGCAAACATATTTTACAAAGCGTGGAAGAGAGCTTGCAGCGGCTCCAGACGGACTATATTGATCTCTATCAAGTTCATGTGTGGGATCATCTAACGCCAATTGAAGAAACGCTTCGCGCGCTTGATGATCTGGTCACTTCAGGGAAGGTCCGGTATATCGGCTGTTCTAATTTTTTTGCTTGGCATCTGATGAAATCTCTCGCTTGCAGTGATGCAAACCGCTATGTGCGCTTTATTTCCATCCAGCCGCAGTACAGCCTTGTCAGCCGTGAAATGGATCGTGAAATGATGTCATTATGCTTGGAAGAGAATGTTGGCGTCATTCCTTGGGCTCCGCTCGGCGGTGGTTTCCTTACTGGCCGTTATACGAGAGAAGAGCCGACATCTGGGCGCCTCTCAGCCAAAGTGGGCGAAAGTGCTTGGGCATTGCGCGGAACAGAGCGTAATTTCACTATTTTGGATGCTGTCTATTCGGCAGCTAGAGAATTGGATAAGACTCCGGCGCAGATCGCTCTAGCCTGGTTATTGCAAAGAAAAGGCATCACATCGCCGATTTTTGGTGCAACAACGCTTGAACAATTTGCAGATAATATGGGGGCCGTAGGTTGGCGAATGCCGCAGGACATCTGGGATCGACTGGATGAAGCAAGCGCTCTTCCTTCCGAATATCCCAACCGTTTCATTGCGAAATTTGCCAGACCTTATGCGTCCAATTAA
- a CDS encoding FusB/FusC family EF-G-binding protein: MYKPFIRNHQYNFMKKQADLLQNTLRTNADLKVLESVKYSVQSKIVDLFPDVPDSEKAMLGSISTVEKAEDFQAYLRQFVPYVSEFPAITEKQIQKLFPKNKKLKVPDLSAIDYRYITYLSWVDISTNKLFLVYHQNGQFVGIEGKYTLTSKKNFCFLCNRFEELVLFSAVSKTRPAKSSPDYYKSVGNYLCMDSQACNKNITDTLALEKFIAAVVG; this comes from the coding sequence ATGTATAAACCATTTATTAGAAACCATCAATATAATTTTATGAAGAAACAAGCCGACCTGCTGCAAAATACACTTAGAACCAATGCAGATCTCAAAGTCTTGGAATCGGTGAAATATAGCGTTCAAAGCAAAATTGTCGACCTATTTCCGGATGTTCCTGATAGCGAAAAAGCCATGCTGGGAAGCATTTCTACCGTGGAAAAAGCGGAGGATTTCCAAGCTTATCTGCGGCAGTTTGTGCCGTATGTATCGGAATTTCCAGCCATCACGGAGAAACAGATTCAGAAGTTATTTCCCAAAAATAAAAAGCTCAAGGTCCCGGATTTATCCGCGATCGATTATCGGTACATCACGTATCTGAGTTGGGTGGATATCTCCACGAATAAGTTGTTTCTGGTGTATCATCAGAACGGGCAATTCGTGGGAATTGAAGGGAAGTACACGCTGACTTCTAAGAAAAACTTCTGCTTCTTATGCAATCGGTTTGAGGAGCTTGTTCTGTTCTCCGCCGTTTCCAAAACAAGGCCAGCGAAGTCCTCACCGGACTACTACAAATCTGTGGGCAACTACTTGTGCATGGATAGTCAGGCATGTAATAAGAACATCACAGATACGTTGGCACTGGAAAAATTTATTGCTGCAGTTGTTGGTTAG
- a CDS encoding sensor histidine kinase — protein sequence MMRIWAWLTPHKLRNKLWLAFLCFIIFPLSILMIYFFYHIQMTLQDKVSQSSHEQLIRMEQSLDDLMTIVFKTLLLIESDSTIGNILKHPDNYTVLERRNLIEEKIVHIDSSLFLFNSPFVFYTIADFHQNLYTSFQPDEKLDAQKFFELPTVQKVINQRIETVWVPQDDNYLAAERKSSPYLITLFALLRDSRNEAYGVTRISMNYANWFHNVTKKQESPQDYLLMSSEGELLAHTAMLSEWTDRMKTSILNHGEGSGYFTDHGSKMLVNYTYNPRLRLYLVNRIPLDSLYEEINKIKHKYIVAFFSLTILFVFMTYFISRTVTNPLNRLQLKMSKAVNQRLNVYLPTDSYRGEILQLTVAFNQMMSDLNAMIEELKREQKQREAVRFQMLLSQMNPHFLLNTLNTVKGIALRDKNKEITEICLSLGDLLETSLNSEVELIRLEDELVLVEAFVRIQQYRYKKWFEISLECDERLRCALVPKLSLQPIVENAIFHGFCILEGQGIIRIGVKEENHQLVLEIQDNGIGIHHTKIPDMAPPRRRQKIGIKNLQERLDLLFKENAKLEFVPIPQGTLVRIQLPLLLSPPFSKGGAADEMEIDIDRGR from the coding sequence ATGATGAGAATATGGGCATGGCTCACACCGCACAAATTAAGAAACAAGCTGTGGCTCGCTTTTCTATGTTTTATCATCTTCCCGTTGTCCATCTTAATGATTTATTTTTTCTATCACATTCAAATGACGCTGCAGGATAAAGTCAGCCAAAGCAGCCACGAGCAGCTCATTCGAATGGAGCAGTCGCTGGACGATCTGATGACGATTGTGTTTAAAACGCTTCTCTTAATTGAAAGCGATTCCACGATTGGTAATATCCTGAAGCATCCTGACAACTACACGGTGTTGGAGCGGAGAAACCTGATAGAAGAAAAGATTGTTCATATTGACAGCAGTCTTTTTTTGTTCAATTCCCCATTTGTATTTTACACAATCGCGGATTTTCACCAAAATTTGTACACGTCGTTCCAGCCTGACGAAAAGCTTGACGCACAGAAATTCTTCGAGTTGCCAACCGTACAAAAGGTAATTAACCAAAGAATTGAGACCGTTTGGGTTCCACAAGACGACAATTATTTGGCTGCGGAACGCAAGAGCAGTCCTTATTTGATTACGTTGTTTGCACTGCTGCGGGATTCGCGGAATGAAGCGTACGGCGTAACGCGCATCAGCATGAATTATGCAAACTGGTTTCATAATGTGACCAAAAAACAGGAAAGCCCTCAAGACTATTTGCTCATGAGCAGTGAAGGCGAGTTGTTGGCGCATACGGCGATGTTAAGCGAGTGGACGGATCGGATGAAAACCAGCATCCTCAATCATGGCGAAGGCAGCGGTTATTTTACCGATCACGGATCGAAAATGCTCGTCAATTACACTTATAACCCCAGGCTCCGTTTGTATCTGGTTAACCGCATTCCACTGGATTCCCTGTATGAAGAAATCAACAAGATTAAACATAAGTACATTGTCGCCTTTTTTTCGCTAACGATTTTGTTTGTGTTCATGACCTATTTCATTTCCCGAACAGTGACCAACCCTCTAAATCGACTGCAGTTAAAAATGAGCAAGGCTGTTAATCAACGACTGAATGTATATTTGCCGACCGATTCATACAGAGGGGAAATTTTGCAATTAACGGTCGCATTCAACCAGATGATGTCCGATTTAAACGCGATGATTGAAGAACTGAAAAGGGAGCAAAAGCAGCGGGAAGCGGTTCGTTTTCAGATGCTGCTGTCGCAAATGAATCCTCATTTCCTGTTGAACACGCTCAACACCGTGAAAGGCATTGCGCTGCGCGATAAAAACAAGGAGATTACGGAAATATGCTTGTCTTTGGGCGATCTGCTGGAGACGAGTCTCAATTCCGAAGTCGAATTGATCCGGCTGGAAGATGAATTGGTCCTGGTAGAAGCATTTGTTCGCATCCAACAATATCGTTACAAGAAATGGTTCGAGATCTCGCTCGAATGCGATGAGCGGCTCCGATGCGCGTTAGTTCCCAAACTAAGCCTGCAACCGATCGTGGAAAATGCCATTTTTCACGGATTTTGCATACTTGAAGGACAAGGGATTATCCGTATTGGCGTGAAGGAGGAGAACCATCAGTTAGTTCTCGAAATTCAAGATAACGGCATCGGGATTCATCATACGAAGATTCCGGATATGGCCCCTCCGCGTAGAAGGCAGAAGATCGGCATTAAAAATTTGCAGGAAAGGCTGGATTTGCTGTTCAAGGAAAACGCCAAATTGGAGTTTGTTCCCATTCCGCAAGGAACCCTGGTTCGCATCCAATTGCCGCTGCTGCTGTCCCCGCCTTTCTCGAAAGGGGGTGCCGCAGATGAAATGGAAATCGATATTGATCGTGGAAGATGA
- a CDS encoding response regulator transcription factor, which translates to MKWKSILIVEDEQFTRDMLREIIDWESAGLRLAGEAGNGLEALAFIREHKPDIVICDIIMPLMDGVELLQKVREEQIDSKFIMLSCANDFDYARQALEYGASNYILKLSLSAEKLQETLKKVRRELDLHASRRTHLEIDSYYSMMWDRVWGRSGADAEEPAVPLEGDSSRRLAVAVCADAIANSRRMETMVTSEEPHILRDAIVHVFNKMGVASVFYWLPAECDLRPSQEEAGFLLSPVVAPKDLLPAWRGALMEFDQVWYGKQVANRISSLQRLRKNAEFHGWEYERKLIWSFENFKRDDCAGILRQLWSELSAYLVPMYQIKEACIAWDQMFRRIAQVPSGGQEAIVQAATANELLWTMIGRVNGYLDARLSSQSGEISSHPQITQVLAYIRQNFEKDITVKMLAKIVVLDDTYLSNLFKKETGVNLISFIHQYRIERSLALLRETTVSIEEIARQVGFMDINYFVRIFKRYKGIAPGHYRKTHHGNM; encoded by the coding sequence ATGAAATGGAAATCGATATTGATCGTGGAAGATGAACAGTTTACAAGAGACATGCTTCGCGAAATTATCGATTGGGAAAGCGCGGGCTTGCGTCTGGCTGGCGAAGCCGGCAACGGCCTCGAGGCGCTCGCTTTCATACGGGAGCATAAGCCGGATATTGTCATCTGTGATATTATCATGCCTTTGATGGACGGCGTGGAATTGCTGCAAAAGGTTCGCGAAGAACAGATTGACAGCAAGTTCATCATGCTAAGCTGCGCCAACGATTTCGATTATGCGCGTCAGGCTTTGGAATATGGAGCGTCCAATTATATTTTGAAGCTGTCGCTGAGCGCTGAGAAGCTGCAGGAAACGTTGAAGAAAGTGAGGCGGGAGTTGGATCTGCATGCCTCCCGGCGCACGCATTTGGAAATTGACAGCTATTACAGTATGATGTGGGACCGGGTGTGGGGAAGGTCCGGCGCAGACGCGGAGGAACCTGCCGTTCCTCTGGAAGGCGATTCGTCCCGAAGACTGGCGGTGGCCGTATGTGCGGACGCCATAGCGAATTCCCGGCGGATGGAGACGATGGTGACATCGGAGGAACCGCATATCCTCCGCGATGCCATCGTGCATGTTTTTAACAAGATGGGAGTCGCTTCGGTATTTTATTGGTTGCCTGCGGAATGCGATCTGCGTCCTTCGCAGGAAGAAGCCGGGTTTCTGCTGTCCCCCGTCGTGGCACCCAAGGATTTGCTGCCCGCATGGAGAGGGGCGTTGATGGAGTTCGATCAGGTTTGGTATGGAAAACAGGTCGCAAACAGGATATCCTCCTTGCAGCGGCTAAGAAAGAATGCTGAATTTCACGGATGGGAATATGAACGGAAACTAATTTGGAGTTTTGAAAATTTCAAGCGGGATGATTGCGCGGGCATTTTGCGCCAACTTTGGTCCGAATTGTCCGCATATTTGGTGCCTATGTATCAGATAAAGGAAGCTTGTATCGCTTGGGATCAAATGTTTCGGCGAATCGCCCAGGTTCCTTCCGGAGGTCAAGAGGCGATTGTGCAGGCGGCAACGGCGAATGAGCTTCTCTGGACAATGATCGGCCGCGTTAACGGCTATCTGGATGCCCGGCTGTCGTCGCAATCTGGCGAGATCAGCAGTCACCCGCAAATCACTCAGGTTCTTGCGTATATCCGGCAAAATTTTGAAAAGGATATTACTGTGAAAATGTTGGCGAAAATCGTTGTTCTTGACGATACCTACCTGAGCAATTTGTTCAAAAAGGAGACTGGAGTCAACCTGATCAGTTTTATTCATCAGTACAGAATCGAAAGATCGCTTGCGCTTTTACGGGAAACGACGGTGTCGATCGAAGAAATCGCGAGGCAGGTCGGATTTATGGACATCAATTATTTCGTGCGCATTTTCAAGCGGTACAAGGGCATTGCTCCGGGGCATTACCGCAAAACGCATCACGGCAATATGTGA
- a CDS encoding ABC transporter substrate-binding protein, protein MKARRMSSLLVSLVLSLGLVACSTSAPAPEKPAEKSGKQEEAAKTEPIKLMFWGGVPEDAGPKEVVETWNKANPDIQVEYVRYVNDDAGNLKLDTALLTGQQIDLFATYLLPRLEQRTKAGYTLNLSEFKDYDIDKMMGPAAADWKINDKYYALPTKFIKELFFLNKDALDKAGLPVPYEWTWEDVREYSTKLKAQNKWGLVQDTGTGYHVASLDGSLVAQGYTKADGTSNFDNPYIKTYLQMLHDMMHTDKTTPTLAEQISTKMPVEATFLKGEAFMFNGGNYAFRFTNNLKDYPRNFKIALAPPPKGVNKDQKDFKVFSGLGDAISINAKTAHKEAAWKFLKWYADGGMLPMAKGGRLPSSKAVNREQVLKLLLGDAKDTYDVPSLEKTLYHEMPSYVPKLNQQIVDMRREEYEKYLINKQPLNQTIDNMVKRHNEYLKNAK, encoded by the coding sequence ATGAAAGCGCGGAGAATGTCGTCGTTGTTAGTAAGTTTGGTGTTGTCACTTGGGCTCGTTGCCTGCAGTACATCGGCTCCGGCGCCCGAAAAGCCTGCTGAGAAGAGCGGCAAGCAGGAGGAGGCTGCAAAAACGGAACCGATCAAATTGATGTTTTGGGGAGGGGTTCCCGAAGATGCCGGTCCGAAGGAAGTGGTCGAGACCTGGAACAAGGCGAATCCCGATATTCAGGTGGAATATGTTCGCTATGTCAATGACGATGCGGGGAATTTAAAGCTGGATACGGCGCTCTTGACCGGGCAGCAGATCGACTTGTTCGCTACGTATTTGCTGCCGCGGCTGGAGCAAAGAACGAAAGCGGGGTACACGCTTAACCTGAGTGAATTCAAGGATTACGACATCGACAAAATGATGGGTCCGGCAGCGGCTGATTGGAAAATCAACGACAAATACTATGCGCTGCCCACGAAATTTATCAAAGAATTGTTTTTCCTGAACAAAGACGCGCTTGACAAAGCAGGGTTGCCGGTGCCTTACGAATGGACCTGGGAGGACGTGCGGGAATACTCGACGAAATTAAAAGCGCAGAACAAATGGGGTCTGGTTCAGGATACGGGCACGGGCTACCATGTCGCTTCCCTTGACGGTTCCCTGGTCGCGCAAGGATATACGAAGGCGGACGGTACATCGAACTTCGACAATCCATATATCAAAACGTATTTACAAATGCTCCACGACATGATGCATACCGATAAAACGACTCCTACGCTGGCCGAACAAATTTCGACCAAAATGCCGGTTGAGGCTACGTTTCTCAAAGGAGAGGCATTCATGTTCAACGGCGGCAATTATGCATTCCGTTTTACCAACAATTTGAAAGATTATCCACGGAATTTCAAAATCGCTCTGGCGCCGCCGCCAAAAGGGGTCAACAAGGATCAAAAAGACTTCAAAGTATTCAGCGGATTAGGCGATGCGATTTCAATCAACGCCAAGACGGCTCATAAAGAAGCGGCATGGAAGTTTCTGAAATGGTACGCCGATGGTGGAATGCTGCCTATGGCCAAAGGAGGACGTCTGCCGTCTTCGAAAGCGGTGAATCGGGAACAGGTGCTGAAGCTGCTGTTGGGAGATGCGAAGGACACGTATGATGTGCCGTCGCTGGAAAAAACATTGTACCACGAGATGCCCTCTTATGTGCCGAAACTGAATCAGCAGATCGTCGATATGCGGAGAGAAGAATACGAAAAATATTTGATCAACAAGCAGCCGCTCAACCAGACGATCGACAATATGGTAAAGCGTCATAACGAATATTTGAAAAATGCCAAATGA